The window GAGCTACGGCCACTCCGGCGGCCGCGTGGACACCAAGGACAGCTTCATCGGCGACCTGATCGCCGGCAAGTCCGACTTTGTGACCATTGCCATCACCGACCAGACCATCAAGGTCGTGGGCAACACCGCCATCGTGCGCCACACCCTCACGGCTGACACCAACGACGCGGGCAAGCCCGGCAAGGTGCAGATCAAGATCCTGGGCGTGTGGCAACAGCAAAGCGGCCAGTGGAAACTGCTGGCCCGCCAGGCTGTGCGCGTCGCGGCTTGATGTAAACACATTG of the Acidovorax sp. 107 genome contains:
- a CDS encoding nuclear transport factor 2 family protein → MFKQIVLAAAAAVTLAALAGCATGAAATGSSASAEQAVAAAAEKLRVAMIDPTPAALTALVADDLSYGHSGGRVDTKDSFIGDLIAGKSDFVTIAITDQTIKVVGNTAIVRHTLTADTNDAGKPGKVQIKILGVWQQQSGQWKLLARQAVRVAA